A single Streptomyces sp. Edi2 DNA region contains:
- a CDS encoding alpha/beta hydrolase produces the protein MAELVTTSTDGTPVTALDHGRGPTLLLVHGGGGDATSWDGVMRSLVDDFRVVRMTRRVYAPGASIPPMHSMAVEAADVLAIAGLLDRPVLVVGHSSGAVAVLEAALSAPGMFAGLFLYEPPMPTSSLVGAEAARRAREALAAGDPGEAMRIHLRDIVQLPAELVDTLVVDPTGLAVFASKAAGQVADVDALDALGVGIDRFRRLDVPTTLVEGDMSPAHLRERLADLAVTLPTAQVRTLAGQGHAAHLTAPEVLADAIREAAERVFS, from the coding sequence ATGGCTGAACTTGTCACCACCTCCACTGACGGCACGCCCGTCACTGCTCTCGATCACGGCAGAGGGCCGACGCTGCTCCTCGTACACGGGGGCGGTGGGGACGCCACGTCCTGGGACGGCGTCATGCGGTCGCTGGTCGACGACTTCCGGGTGGTCAGGATGACCCGGCGCGTCTATGCCCCGGGGGCGAGTATCCCGCCGATGCACTCCATGGCTGTCGAGGCGGCGGACGTGCTGGCAATCGCCGGACTCCTCGACCGGCCTGTGCTCGTGGTCGGTCACTCCTCGGGTGCGGTGGCCGTGTTGGAAGCCGCCTTGTCGGCGCCCGGGATGTTCGCAGGCTTGTTCCTCTACGAGCCGCCGATGCCCACCAGCTCGCTGGTCGGAGCGGAGGCGGCCCGGCGCGCCCGCGAGGCCCTCGCCGCAGGGGATCCGGGTGAGGCGATGCGGATCCACCTGCGGGACATCGTCCAACTCCCCGCGGAACTGGTCGACACCCTGGTCGTGGATCCGACGGGGCTGGCTGTGTTCGCTTCGAAGGCGGCGGGGCAGGTCGCCGATGTCGATGCGCTCGATGCGCTCGGGGTCGGCATCGACCGCTTCAGGCGGCTCGATGTGCCGACCACCCTGGTCGAGGGCGACATGAGCCCGGCGCACCTGCGGGAGCGACTGGCCGACTTGGCGGTCACCCTGCCCACGGCCCAGGTCCGCACCCTCGCGGGCCAGGGGCATGCGGCTCACCTCACAGCCCCTGAGGTACTGGCGGACGCGATCCGGGAGGCGGCCGAGCGGGTGTTCAGCTGA
- a CDS encoding Gfo/Idh/MocA family oxidoreductase produces MNEAPSQNHDHDHHHDGNHDEAGPSRRSVLWTAGAAGAGLGLGGLPSGPAAAAAPSTTAAAESATAAAASPDAKGRTMIGVPFERRSTVRVGIIGLGNRGGTMIDLFLAMPGVRVVALCDPVKDKTAKAAKKVTAAGQPAPAVYTNGDQDFENLCRRGDIDFVYAATPWDRHFEMAKTAMLNGKHVGVECPLALRLDQLWELVHLSERTRRHCMQLENCCYGRNEMRVLRMAHAGLFGDLLHGAGAYIHDLRGLMFDPTYYEGPWRRLWHTRLRGDLYPNHGFGPVANYMDINRGDRAVRISSIGTPALGLAKYRKEHMPANDPSWKESYIGSDRTISLVQTAKGRVIRLEHDVSTPHPYSRINSLGGTKGLFEDYPERIYLEPDQSNDEWGDFAKYAEWDHWLWKEHANPPGGHGGMDYMLVFRLMQCMRLGLVPDFDVYDAATWTAPVPLSDLSIKANGAPQEIPDFTRGLWKKARPGMDSSKPEG; encoded by the coding sequence CGGACCGGCCGCGGCGGCCGCACCCTCGACGACCGCGGCGGCCGAATCCGCCACGGCCGCCGCCGCGTCGCCCGACGCCAAGGGCAGAACCATGATCGGGGTGCCGTTCGAGCGGCGCAGCACCGTCCGCGTCGGCATCATCGGACTCGGCAACCGCGGCGGCACGATGATCGACCTCTTTCTCGCGATGCCGGGCGTCCGCGTCGTCGCCCTGTGCGATCCGGTGAAGGACAAGACCGCCAAGGCCGCCAAGAAGGTCACCGCTGCGGGACAGCCGGCGCCCGCCGTCTACACCAACGGCGACCAGGACTTCGAAAACCTCTGCCGGCGCGGCGACATCGACTTCGTGTACGCGGCCACGCCGTGGGACCGGCACTTCGAGATGGCGAAGACGGCGATGCTCAACGGCAAGCACGTGGGCGTGGAATGCCCCCTCGCGCTGCGTCTGGACCAGCTGTGGGAACTGGTCCACCTCTCCGAGCGCACCCGCAGACACTGTATGCAGCTGGAGAACTGCTGCTACGGCAGGAATGAGATGCGGGTGCTGCGGATGGCCCATGCGGGCCTGTTCGGCGATCTGCTGCACGGCGCCGGTGCGTACATCCACGATCTGCGCGGCCTGATGTTCGACCCCACGTACTACGAGGGGCCGTGGCGGCGGCTGTGGCACACCCGGCTGCGCGGCGACCTCTACCCCAACCACGGTTTCGGCCCGGTCGCCAACTACATGGACATCAACCGCGGGGACCGCGCCGTGCGCATCTCCAGCATCGGCACGCCCGCCCTCGGCCTCGCCAAGTACCGCAAGGAGCACATGCCGGCGAACGACCCCAGCTGGAAGGAGTCGTACATCGGGAGCGACCGGACGATCAGCCTCGTCCAGACCGCCAAGGGGCGGGTGATCCGGCTGGAGCACGACGTCTCCACCCCGCACCCCTACAGCCGGATCAACAGCCTCGGCGGCACCAAGGGCCTCTTCGAGGACTACCCCGAGCGGATCTACCTGGAGCCGGACCAGAGCAACGACGAGTGGGGCGACTTCGCCAAGTACGCGGAGTGGGACCACTGGCTCTGGAAGGAGCACGCCAATCCGCCCGGCGGGCACGGCGGCATGGACTACATGCTGGTCTTCCGGCTGATGCAGTGCATGCGGCTCGGCCTGGTACCGGACTTCGATGTCTATGACGCGGCGACCTGGACCGCGCCGGTGCCGCTGAGCGACCTCTCGATCAAGGCGAACGGCGCCCCGCAGGAGATCCCCGACTTCACCCGCGGGCTGTGGAAGAAGGCGCGGCCGGGGATGGATTCGTCCAAGCCGGAGGGGTAA
- a CDS encoding ABC transporter ATP-binding protein translates to MIGLAPPEHDPDAPQTLTTLPVGSPATVRSYVGGLIRRHRRAFTLLVAVNAAAVIASMAGPYLLGGVVEKLSAGARDLPLERTIGLFAVALAAQTVFVRMVRLRGAMLGEQMLADLREDFLVRSVALPPGVLERAGTGDLLSRITTDIDRLSSAMREAVPQLSIGVVWVALLLGGLTVTAPPLALSVLIALPLLVVGCRWYFKRAPSAYRSEAAGYAAVSAVLTESVDAGRTVEAHRLGARRIALSEDRIRSWTQWERYTLYLRSVLFPVVDLTHVLLLGSVLLLGGAFVIQGWITPGQLTTGALLAQMMIEPVGMVLRWYDELQVAQVSIARLVGVREIEPEDTAAERFPDGREVRADGVSFGYRAGVDVLREVSLRVRPGTRLALVGPSGAGKSTLGRLLAGIYGPRVGSVTLGGAELSALPAERIREQVALVNQEHHVFVGSLRDNLLLARSGAADAELWAALGAVDADDWARALDKGLDTGVGSGGHTLTPAQAQQIALARLVLADPHTLVLDEATSLLDPRAARHLERSLSRVLEGRTVVAIAHRLHTAHDADVIAVVEEGRISELGSHDELVSAGGAYAALWRSWHG, encoded by the coding sequence ATGATCGGCCTGGCGCCGCCGGAGCACGATCCGGACGCCCCGCAGACCCTCACCACCCTTCCGGTCGGCTCGCCGGCCACGGTGCGCAGCTATGTCGGCGGCCTGATCCGCCGTCACCGCAGGGCGTTCACCCTGCTGGTCGCCGTGAACGCGGCCGCGGTGATCGCCTCCATGGCCGGCCCGTATCTGCTCGGCGGAGTCGTCGAGAAGCTGTCCGCGGGGGCCCGTGACCTCCCGCTGGAGCGCACCATCGGGCTGTTCGCCGTGGCGCTGGCCGCCCAGACGGTGTTCGTCCGCATGGTCCGGCTGCGGGGAGCGATGCTCGGTGAGCAGATGCTCGCGGATCTGCGCGAGGACTTCCTCGTACGGTCCGTGGCGCTGCCGCCGGGCGTTCTGGAGCGGGCCGGCACCGGCGACCTGCTGTCGCGGATCACCACCGATATCGACCGGCTCTCCAGCGCGATGCGCGAGGCCGTTCCGCAGCTGTCCATCGGCGTGGTGTGGGTGGCGCTGCTGCTCGGCGGGCTGACGGTGACCGCACCGCCGCTCGCGCTGTCCGTACTCATCGCCCTGCCACTACTGGTCGTCGGCTGCCGCTGGTACTTCAAACGGGCACCGAGCGCCTACCGCTCCGAGGCGGCCGGTTACGCGGCGGTGTCCGCGGTGCTCACCGAGTCCGTGGACGCGGGGCGTACGGTCGAGGCTCACCGGCTGGGCGCCCGCCGGATCGCCCTGTCGGAGGACCGGATCCGATCGTGGACCCAGTGGGAGCGCTACACGCTCTATCTGCGCTCGGTGCTCTTCCCCGTCGTCGATCTGACCCATGTGCTGCTCCTGGGCTCGGTGTTGCTGCTCGGCGGAGCCTTCGTCATCCAGGGATGGATCACTCCGGGGCAGCTGACGACCGGGGCACTGCTGGCGCAGATGATGATCGAGCCGGTCGGCATGGTCCTGCGCTGGTACGACGAGCTGCAGGTGGCCCAGGTGTCCATCGCCCGGCTCGTCGGCGTCCGGGAGATCGAGCCGGAGGACACCGCTGCGGAGCGGTTCCCGGACGGCCGGGAGGTCCGCGCCGACGGGGTCAGCTTCGGCTACCGTGCGGGCGTCGATGTGCTCCGGGAGGTGTCGTTGCGGGTCCGTCCGGGGACCCGGCTGGCGCTGGTCGGGCCCTCCGGCGCCGGCAAGTCGACACTGGGCCGGCTCCTGGCGGGCATCTACGGCCCCCGGGTGGGCAGCGTCACGCTGGGCGGCGCCGAACTCTCCGCGCTGCCGGCCGAGCGGATCCGCGAGCAGGTGGCACTGGTCAACCAGGAACACCATGTCTTCGTCGGCTCGCTCCGCGACAACCTCCTGCTGGCGCGCAGCGGTGCGGCCGATGCCGAACTATGGGCGGCGCTCGGCGCGGTGGACGCCGACGACTGGGCGCGGGCCCTGGACAAGGGGCTGGACACCGGGGTGGGCTCGGGCGGCCACACGCTGACGCCCGCCCAGGCCCAGCAGATCGCACTGGCCCGGCTGGTGCTCGCCGATCCGCACACCCTGGTGCTGGACGAGGCGACGTCCCTGCTCGACCCGCGGGCGGCCCGCCATCTGGAGCGCTCGCTGAGCAGGGTGCTGGAGGGCCGTACGGTCGTGGCGATCGCGCACCGGCTGCACACCGCCCATGACGCCGATGTGATCGCGGTCGTCGAGGAAGGCCGGATCAGCGAGCTCGGCAGCCACGACGAACTGGTCTCGGCCGGTGGCGCGTACGCCGCGCTGTGGCGGTCCTGGCACGGCTGA
- a CDS encoding ABC transporter ATP-binding protein has protein sequence MHIRDLPHPDPGVPDVRTGGAFLRWLCAQQLGGQLKALAWGLVNFGGIAASPVPVGMAVQAVVDRDAGRLLLAGSLILALGALIAIGGTMLHRAAVTNWITAVARMQQLLARKTTELGSAMTRRVAAGEIVAVSTGDLEKIGWFVEALSRFAAAAVAAIGVSVALALYRPELGVLVAVGVPVMALAVLPLLPHATRRADAQREKAGQATELASDTVAGLRVLRGIGGEELFLGRYRSASQEVRQAAVRSARMWSLISAIQVLLPGLLLIAVVWYGTRLALDGTLAVGDLVTVYSAVTFLLLPLRHFEEIAQAYSFAKPSTTRTARVLAQSRPAGGRDTGREAAPTGDLHDPVSGLTAAAGRLTAVVCGDPDSAGRLAERLGGHPPQPAEGGGDRSVPVPVVLGGTPLDDLARDTARGAVLVQDKDPMLLSGTLGELLDVPASGRVGAKEALTAAQCGDVLTALAQASADDSGDPMHTHITERGRSLSGGQRQRLALARSLVADPEVLVLDEPTSAVDAHTEARIAEGLREIRKGRTTVVLTSSTLLLDRAEQVVFLQEGKAVAEATHRELLHSHPDYRAIVTREPDPEPAMPTAPIEETA, from the coding sequence ATGCACATTCGCGACCTTCCGCATCCCGACCCGGGCGTCCCTGACGTCCGTACGGGCGGCGCCTTTCTCCGCTGGCTGTGCGCACAACAGCTCGGCGGGCAGCTCAAGGCCCTCGCCTGGGGGCTGGTGAACTTCGGCGGCATCGCCGCCTCCCCGGTGCCGGTGGGTATGGCCGTCCAGGCCGTGGTGGACCGCGACGCCGGGCGGCTCCTCCTGGCCGGCTCCCTGATCCTGGCCCTGGGCGCCCTGATCGCGATCGGTGGCACGATGCTGCACCGCGCGGCCGTCACCAACTGGATCACCGCCGTCGCCCGGATGCAGCAACTGCTCGCCCGCAAGACCACGGAACTGGGATCGGCCATGACGCGGCGGGTCGCGGCCGGCGAGATCGTCGCCGTCAGCACCGGCGACCTGGAGAAGATCGGCTGGTTCGTCGAAGCGCTCTCCCGGTTCGCTGCCGCCGCGGTCGCCGCCATCGGCGTCTCCGTCGCCCTGGCCCTCTACCGGCCGGAGCTCGGCGTCCTGGTAGCCGTCGGCGTGCCCGTCATGGCCCTGGCCGTACTGCCGTTGCTGCCGCACGCCACCCGGCGCGCCGACGCACAGCGCGAGAAGGCCGGCCAGGCCACCGAGCTGGCCTCCGACACCGTCGCCGGACTGCGCGTCCTGCGCGGCATCGGCGGCGAGGAGCTTTTCCTCGGCCGCTACCGCAGCGCCTCCCAGGAAGTGCGCCAGGCTGCCGTCCGCAGCGCCCGGATGTGGTCGCTGATCTCGGCCATCCAGGTACTGCTGCCGGGCCTGCTGCTCATCGCGGTGGTCTGGTACGGCACCCGGCTGGCCCTCGACGGCACCCTCGCCGTCGGCGATCTCGTCACCGTCTACAGCGCGGTCACCTTCCTGCTCCTCCCCCTCAGACACTTCGAAGAGATCGCCCAGGCCTATTCCTTCGCCAAACCGTCCACCACGCGCACGGCCCGCGTACTGGCACAGAGCCGCCCGGCCGGCGGACGGGACACGGGCCGCGAGGCGGCACCCACCGGCGATCTGCACGACCCGGTCAGCGGCCTGACCGCCGCGGCCGGCCGGCTGACCGCGGTGGTCTGCGGCGACCCCGACAGCGCGGGCCGGCTCGCCGAACGCCTCGGCGGACACCCGCCGCAGCCAGCCGAGGGCGGCGGAGACCGCTCCGTGCCGGTCCCGGTCGTGCTCGGCGGCACCCCGCTGGACGACCTGGCACGTGACACGGCCCGTGGTGCCGTGCTCGTCCAGGACAAGGACCCGATGCTGCTCTCGGGCACGCTCGGCGAACTGCTCGACGTACCGGCATCCGGCCGGGTGGGCGCGAAGGAGGCGCTGACCGCTGCGCAGTGCGGCGATGTGCTGACCGCGCTCGCGCAGGCGTCCGCCGACGACTCGGGAGACCCGATGCACACCCACATCACCGAGCGCGGCCGCTCGCTGTCCGGCGGGCAGCGCCAGCGGCTCGCCCTCGCCAGGTCGCTGGTCGCCGACCCGGAGGTGCTGGTGCTCGACGAACCGACCAGCGCCGTCGACGCGCACACCGAGGCCCGGATCGCCGAGGGCCTGCGGGAGATCAGGAAGGGGCGTACGACGGTCGTGCTCACCTCCAGCACGCTCCTGCTGGACCGGGCCGAACAGGTGGTGTTCCTCCAGGAGGGGAAGGCCGTCGCCGAGGCGACCCACCGCGAACTGCTGCACAGCCACCCCGACTACCGCGCGATCGTCACCCGCGAACCGGACCCCGAGCCGGCCATGCCGACCGCCCCGATCGAGGAGACCGCATGA
- a CDS encoding alpha/beta hydrolase gives MFTSRERSAALTEWQGEGVVKAVALLLPGGFVRSRRGPLKIAEVGLQDLVAELTERGRSDGIAVHLLHYRYRGWNGDAADTAVDTRWALDEISRRYGDVPVVLIGNSLGGRAAFWTAGHPSVVGVAGIAPWLPGGDPVEHLAGRRVLIIHGERDRSAASAARSLEYARRAREVVPDLGRYEVPDGRHYLIKRADDVRALTTAFVLAVLGAGPSPAPSGDLRTPLPSRAGSLSGP, from the coding sequence GTGTTCACATCGCGCGAACGCAGTGCAGCGCTGACGGAGTGGCAAGGGGAGGGCGTGGTCAAGGCGGTGGCTCTGCTGCTGCCCGGTGGGTTCGTCCGCAGTCGGCGGGGGCCGCTGAAGATCGCTGAGGTGGGACTGCAGGACCTGGTGGCCGAACTCACGGAGCGGGGACGCTCCGACGGCATCGCCGTGCACCTGCTCCACTACCGCTATCGGGGCTGGAACGGTGATGCCGCAGACACGGCCGTCGACACCCGCTGGGCGCTGGACGAGATCAGCCGTCGCTACGGCGACGTCCCCGTCGTACTGATCGGCAACTCGCTCGGTGGTCGCGCTGCCTTCTGGACTGCCGGCCACCCCTCCGTGGTGGGTGTGGCCGGTATCGCCCCCTGGCTGCCGGGCGGCGACCCGGTGGAGCATCTGGCGGGCCGCCGGGTGCTGATCATCCACGGTGAGCGGGACCGCAGTGCGGCGAGCGCCGCCCGATCGTTGGAGTACGCCAGGCGGGCCCGCGAAGTGGTGCCGGACCTGGGCCGGTACGAGGTGCCCGACGGCCGTCACTACCTGATCAAACGGGCCGACGACGTCCGCGCCCTCACCACGGCCTTTGTGCTCGCCGTCCTTGGAGCGGGGCCGTCGCCCGCCCCCTCCGGCGACCTGCGTACCCCGCTGCCGTCCCGGGCCGGGAGCCTTTCCGGGCCCTGA
- a CDS encoding acyl-CoA thioesterase II, which yields MTNPAEKLVDLLDLEQIEVNIFRGRSPQESLQRVFGGQVAGQALVAAGRTTEGDRPVHSLHAYFLRPGRPGVPIVYLVERVRDGRSFTTRRVVAVQQGRTIFNLTASFHKPEPGFDHQLPLRRVVPDPEELPTVAEEVRERLRSLPESLERMARRMPFEIRYADRLRWTPEEIEGAEPRSAVWMRAVGPLGDDPLVHTCALTYASDMTLLDAVRIPVEPLWGPRGFDMASLDHAMWFHRPFRADEWFLYDQESPIATGGRGLARGRIYDREGRLLVSVVQEGLFRPV from the coding sequence ATGACCAATCCCGCCGAAAAGCTGGTCGATCTGCTGGACCTGGAGCAGATCGAGGTGAACATCTTCCGGGGCCGCAGCCCGCAGGAATCGTTGCAGCGGGTCTTCGGCGGGCAGGTCGCGGGCCAGGCGCTGGTGGCTGCCGGGCGGACCACGGAAGGGGACCGCCCGGTCCACTCGCTCCATGCGTACTTCCTGCGCCCGGGCCGGCCCGGGGTGCCGATCGTGTACCTGGTCGAGCGGGTCCGCGACGGGCGGTCCTTCACCACCCGCCGGGTCGTCGCCGTCCAGCAGGGACGCACGATCTTCAATCTGACCGCCTCCTTCCACAAGCCGGAACCCGGCTTCGATCACCAGTTGCCGCTGCGTCGGGTGGTTCCCGACCCTGAGGAGCTGCCGACGGTCGCGGAAGAGGTCCGCGAGCGCCTGCGCAGCCTGCCCGAGTCGCTGGAGCGGATGGCCCGCCGGATGCCCTTCGAGATCCGGTATGCCGACCGGCTGCGCTGGACCCCGGAGGAGATCGAGGGCGCGGAACCCCGCAGCGCGGTGTGGATGCGCGCGGTGGGTCCGCTGGGCGACGACCCGCTCGTGCACACCTGCGCGCTGACCTACGCCAGCGATATGACACTGCTCGACGCCGTCCGCATCCCCGTCGAACCCCTCTGGGGCCCGCGCGGGTTCGATATGGCCTCGCTCGACCACGCGATGTGGTTCCACCGTCCGTTCCGCGCGGACGAGTGGTTCCTCTACGACCAGGAGTCGCCCATCGCCACCGGCGGCCGCGGCCTGGCCCGCGGACGGATCTACGACCGCGAGGGCAGACTGCTGGTCTCGGTCGTCCAGGAGGGATTGTTTCGTCCTGTCTAA
- a CDS encoding DUF3516 domain-containing protein, whose protein sequence is MTLIDHLPNDADPDALFEAFSGWAEQQGISLYPAQEEALIEVVSGANVILSTPTGSGKSLVAAGAHFTALANDQVTFYTAPIKALVSEKFFDLCKMFGTENVGMLTGDASVNADAPVICCTAEVLASIALRDGKDADIGQVVMDEFHFYAEPDRGWAWQIPLLELPQAQFILMSATLGDMSRFEGDLTRRTGKPTSVVRSATRPVPLSYEYRTTAMTETLTELLETRQAPVYIVHFTQAAAVERAQALMSINMCTRAEKDQIAELIGNFRFTTKFGRNLSRYVRHGIGVHHAGMLPKYRRLVEKLAQAGLLKVICGTDTLGVGVNVPIRTVLFTALTKYDGSRVRTLRAREFHQIAGRAGRAGFDTAGFVVAQAPEHVVENEKALAKAGDDPKKRRKVVRKKAPEGFVNWGENTFEKLIASDPEPLNSRFRVTHAMLLSVIARPGNAFEAMRKLLEDNHEPRRNQLRHIRRAIAIYRSLLDGGIVERLPEPDAEGRIVRLTVDLQQDFALNQPLSTFALAAFDLLDPESPSYALDMVSVVESTLDDPRQILAAQQNKARGEAVAQMKADGVEYEDRMERLMDVEYPKPLEELLFHAYGLYRKSHPWVGDHPLSPKSVIRDMYERAMTFTEFTSFYELARTEGIVLRYLASAYKALDHTVPDDLKSEDFEDIIAWLGEMVRQVDSSLLDEWEQLANPEVETAEQAAERADQVRPVTSNARAFRVLVRNAMFRRVELAALDKVEELGEMDADSGWDVDAWGEAMDAYWDEYDELGTGPDARGPKLLQIQEDAEHGLWKVRQTFADPNGDHDWGISAEVDLAASDEEGRAVVRVTDVGQL, encoded by the coding sequence GTGACCCTCATCGATCATCTCCCGAACGACGCCGACCCCGATGCCCTCTTCGAAGCCTTTTCGGGCTGGGCCGAGCAGCAGGGCATTTCGCTCTACCCTGCCCAGGAGGAGGCGCTGATCGAGGTGGTCTCCGGGGCGAACGTCATCCTGTCCACCCCGACCGGTTCCGGTAAGAGCCTGGTGGCGGCCGGCGCGCACTTCACCGCGCTCGCCAATGATCAGGTCACCTTCTACACCGCCCCCATCAAGGCGCTGGTCTCGGAGAAGTTCTTCGACCTGTGCAAGATGTTCGGCACCGAGAACGTCGGCATGCTCACCGGTGACGCCTCGGTCAATGCCGATGCCCCGGTCATCTGCTGCACTGCCGAGGTCCTTGCCTCGATAGCGCTGCGGGACGGGAAGGACGCCGACATCGGCCAGGTCGTGATGGACGAGTTCCATTTCTATGCCGAACCGGACCGTGGTTGGGCCTGGCAGATTCCGCTGCTGGAACTTCCGCAGGCGCAGTTCATCCTGATGTCGGCCACGCTCGGCGATATGTCGCGCTTCGAGGGGGACCTGACCCGGCGCACGGGGAAGCCCACGTCGGTGGTGCGCTCGGCGACGCGGCCGGTGCCGCTGTCGTACGAATACCGCACGACGGCGATGACGGAAACCCTCACCGAGCTGCTGGAAACCCGCCAGGCGCCCGTGTATATCGTGCACTTCACCCAGGCCGCCGCCGTCGAACGGGCGCAGGCGCTGATGAGCATCAATATGTGCACGCGTGCCGAGAAGGACCAGATCGCGGAGCTCATCGGGAATTTCCGGTTCACCACCAAGTTCGGCCGGAATCTGTCGCGGTATGTCCGCCATGGCATCGGCGTGCACCACGCCGGGATGCTGCCGAAGTACCGCAGGCTCGTCGAGAAGCTGGCACAGGCAGGCCTGCTGAAGGTCATCTGCGGCACGGACACCCTCGGCGTGGGGGTCAATGTCCCTATTCGTACGGTTTTGTTCACCGCGCTGACCAAGTACGACGGGTCGCGGGTGCGGACGCTGCGGGCACGGGAGTTCCACCAGATCGCGGGTCGCGCAGGACGGGCCGGCTTCGACACCGCGGGCTTTGTGGTCGCACAGGCCCCCGAGCATGTCGTGGAGAACGAGAAGGCGCTGGCCAAGGCGGGCGATGACCCCAAGAAGCGCCGGAAGGTGGTGCGCAAGAAGGCACCGGAGGGCTTCGTCAACTGGGGTGAGAACACCTTCGAGAAGCTGATCGCGTCCGACCCGGAGCCGCTGAACTCCCGCTTCCGGGTGACCCACGCGATGCTGCTGTCCGTGATCGCCCGGCCGGGCAATGCGTTCGAGGCGATGCGCAAGCTGCTCGAGGACAACCATGAGCCGCGCCGGAATCAGCTCCGGCACATCCGGCGGGCCATCGCGATCTACCGCTCGCTGCTGGACGGCGGGATCGTGGAGCGGCTGCCGGAGCCGGACGCCGAGGGCCGGATCGTCCGGCTGACCGTGGATCTTCAGCAGGACTTCGCGCTCAATCAGCCGCTGTCGACGTTCGCGCTGGCCGCCTTCGACCTGCTCGACCCGGAGTCGCCGTCCTACGCGCTGGACATGGTCTCGGTCGTGGAGTCCACACTGGACGATCCGCGCCAGATCCTGGCCGCGCAGCAGAACAAGGCCCGGGGCGAGGCGGTCGCCCAGATGAAGGCCGACGGCGTCGAGTACGAAGACCGTATGGAACGGCTCATGGACGTCGAGTACCCCAAGCCGCTGGAGGAACTGCTCTTCCACGCCTACGGCCTGTACCGCAAGAGCCACCCGTGGGTCGGCGACCATCCGCTGTCGCCGAAGTCGGTCATCCGCGATATGTACGAACGCGCCATGACCTTCACGGAGTTCACGTCCTTCTACGAGCTGGCCCGCACCGAGGGAATCGTGCTGCGCTACCTGGCGAGTGCGTACAAGGCGCTGGACCACACCGTCCCGGACGATCTGAAGTCCGAGGACTTCGAGGACATCATCGCCTGGCTGGGCGAGATGGTGCGGCAGGTCGACTCCAGTCTGCTGGACGAGTGGGAACAGCTCGCCAACCCGGAGGTGGAGACGGCCGAGCAGGCCGCGGAGCGGGCGGATCAGGTCCGGCCGGTCACGTCCAACGCGCGGGCGTTCCGGGTGCTGGTGCGCAATGCGATGTTCCGGCGGGTGGAGCTGGCGGCGCTGGACAAGGTCGAGGAGCTCGGCGAGATGGACGCCGATTCCGGCTGGGACGTGGACGCCTGGGGCGAGGCGATGGACGCCTACTGGGACGAATACGACGAGCTGGGCACCGGCCCGGACGCGCGCGGCCCGAAGCTGCTGCAGATTCAGGAGGATGCCGAGCACGGACTGTGGAAGGTGCGGCAGACTTTCGCCGACCCGAACGGTGATCACGACTGGGGCATCTCCGCGGAGGTGGACCTGGCCGCCTCCGACGAGGAGGGGCGCGCGGTGGTGCGGGTCACGGATGTGGGTCAGTTGTGA
- a CDS encoding metal-dependent hydrolase yields the protein MMGPAHSLSGAAAWLGAGAAAAAAGHPMPWPVLVCGALICAGAALAPDLDHKSATISRAFGPLSRWLCELVDAISHAVYKATKMRGDSNRNGGHRTLTHTWVWAVLVGAGMSLLAMQGGRWAVLGILFVHMVLAIEGLLWRAARVSSDVLVWLLGAASAWILAGILDQPGNGASWLFSEPGQQYLWLGLPVVLGALVHDIGDALTVSGCPVLWPIPIGRKRWYPVGPPKGMRFKAGSWVELKILMPVFMLLGGVGGLSALGYL from the coding sequence ATGATGGGACCGGCGCACTCACTGTCCGGGGCCGCGGCCTGGCTGGGGGCGGGTGCGGCGGCCGCTGCCGCCGGACATCCCATGCCCTGGCCGGTGCTCGTCTGCGGAGCTCTGATCTGTGCCGGTGCGGCACTCGCCCCGGACCTCGACCACAAGTCCGCGACCATCTCGCGGGCCTTCGGGCCGCTCTCGCGGTGGCTGTGCGAACTGGTCGACGCGATCTCGCACGCGGTCTACAAGGCGACCAAGATGCGCGGTGACTCGAACCGCAACGGAGGCCACCGCACGCTCACCCACACCTGGGTGTGGGCCGTGCTGGTCGGCGCCGGGATGTCGCTGCTGGCGATGCAGGGCGGTCGCTGGGCCGTCCTCGGCATCCTCTTCGTCCATATGGTGCTCGCCATCGAGGGGCTGTTGTGGCGGGCGGCGCGGGTCTCCAGCGATGTGCTGGTGTGGCTGCTGGGCGCCGCCTCGGCCTGGATCCTGGCCGGCATTCTCGACCAGCCGGGCAACGGCGCGAGCTGGCTGTTCAGCGAGCCGGGGCAGCAGTACCTCTGGCTGGGGCTCCCGGTCGTACTCGGAGCGCTCGTCCACGACATCGGCGATGCCCTGACCGTCTCGGGCTGCCCCGTCCTGTGGCCCATCCCGATCGGCCGCAAGCGCTGGTACCCGGTGGGCCCGCCCAAGGGCATGCGCTTCAAGGCCGGCAGCTGGGTGGAGCTGAAGATACTGATGCCGGTGTTCATGCTGCTGGGCGGCGTCGGCGGGCTGAGCGCGCTCGGCTATCTCTGA